One Pseudomonadota bacterium genomic region harbors:
- a CDS encoding glycoside hydrolase family protein: protein MARSSGLMGTENAAALNKANYTALWNQLIYHEDLRLHSYPDTEGIWTIGVGHTKNVHPGQTCTREQALKWFDEDLNLAVFDARNVVPNFLRMGEIRRAAFINLLFNLGATRFLGFERLRLALEELNWRRVAAEMVDSKWMTQVGRRAGDLVLQVVNDSWWVTEKRLPPRPFYLG, encoded by the coding sequence ATGGCGCGATCAAGTGGCCTGATGGGGACTGAGAACGCGGCCGCGCTGAACAAGGCGAACTACACCGCCCTGTGGAATCAGCTGATCTATCACGAAGATCTACGGCTGCACTCCTACCCTGATACCGAAGGCATCTGGACAATCGGCGTTGGCCATACGAAAAACGTTCATCCGGGGCAAACCTGCACCCGAGAACAGGCGCTGAAGTGGTTTGACGAAGACTTGAACCTCGCAGTCTTTGACGCTCGCAACGTCGTACCCAATTTTCTCCGCATGGGCGAGATTCGCCGAGCGGCATTTATCAATCTCCTTTTCAACCTGGGCGCTACGCGATTTCTCGGATTCGAGAGACTTCGTCTAGCCCTGGAAGAGCTCAATTGGCGCCGAGTGGCGGCCGAGATGGTGGACAGCAAATGGATGACCCAAGTCGGACGCCGCGCAGGCGATCTAGTACTTCAGGTCGTCAACGATTCTTGGTGGGTAACCGAAAAGCGATTGCCGCCGCGGCCATTCTACTTGGGCTAG
- a CDS encoding FG-GAP-like repeat-containing protein, which yields MRTKQGLIFALLALLIGGGSSAQIQLAPGQSETLQCVVQTCPPPVDCDSCCPVCPPPPDPVEVNVPDCRDGIDNNGDGETDFPADIGCTDSDDPMEWVQDVPPEPDPDPDPVPPPAPAPSGTIAFEEQTQYTWPAGLTVWRASFADFNQDGCYDIAYGSHSDGQFRPLFSHDVAAGCSETWTQVNNDDAQYVQASPQIPRITSNDRYYDWTGNGLLDINGDDSDGSAPAFYPSVGPFLWGTKYKVPGAMDGKPLVMPFDANGDGVMDALSYLRTTGEVRVTNAMTGDLLWSDTNPINFPYVIFDVDGDTWPDLVPLSNRQAITGTDSYYKSDQDGTFTWTAGFTPWDGVQTFTAGQSEGVLGGMTFVQDFDLDGDLDLLIGEGARDASPNQYCITLQRNNGDGTYTKDESAIGCLRNVLNQSTVPYAKSLMADFDNNGYPDILYNLGSTANSGSVKNYYFFLNSGGVFTESTDDIRFGGGQGGRGVAPGVADYDGDGDLDIVKPKRGGSIHVWKNTASNGNWLSLKVRGLENNGLHVDIQAFKPGTNELVAHHYKAITNASQAVQDHHLGLADNASVDVRVQFPHGGPVYTFPAVAANQVLVVCHDGALTQGYTPGTPIACTQQQAGEPPGKMTARLAP from the coding sequence ATGAGAACCAAACAAGGCTTGATTTTTGCGCTTCTCGCGCTGTTGATTGGAGGTGGTAGTAGCGCGCAGATCCAACTCGCTCCAGGGCAGTCGGAAACGCTCCAATGTGTCGTCCAGACCTGCCCGCCGCCGGTTGACTGTGACTCTTGCTGCCCTGTTTGCCCGCCTCCGCCTGATCCGGTAGAGGTCAACGTCCCAGACTGTCGAGACGGCATCGACAACAACGGGGATGGCGAGACTGATTTCCCGGCAGATATCGGATGCACCGACAGTGATGATCCGATGGAGTGGGTGCAAGATGTGCCGCCCGAGCCAGATCCCGATCCTGACCCCGTTCCGCCGCCGGCGCCCGCACCCTCTGGCACGATCGCATTTGAAGAACAGACGCAATACACCTGGCCAGCGGGGCTGACGGTGTGGCGAGCGAGCTTCGCCGATTTCAATCAGGACGGCTGTTATGACATCGCCTACGGGTCTCACTCTGATGGCCAGTTTCGCCCGCTGTTCAGTCATGACGTAGCGGCAGGCTGTTCAGAGACGTGGACCCAGGTGAACAACGACGATGCACAGTACGTGCAGGCATCACCCCAGATCCCGCGTATTACCTCAAACGATCGCTACTACGACTGGACTGGCAACGGCCTGCTGGATATCAACGGCGACGACAGCGATGGCAGCGCGCCGGCTTTTTATCCGAGCGTCGGTCCATTCCTCTGGGGCACAAAATACAAAGTGCCGGGCGCGATGGACGGCAAGCCGCTGGTCATGCCTTTCGACGCGAACGGTGACGGCGTCATGGATGCGCTGTCCTATCTCCGAACGACTGGTGAGGTGCGCGTCACCAATGCCATGACAGGCGACCTGCTGTGGTCGGACACCAACCCGATCAACTTCCCCTACGTGATCTTTGACGTAGACGGCGACACCTGGCCCGACCTGGTGCCGCTGAGCAACCGCCAGGCCATCACGGGCACCGATAGCTACTACAAGAGCGATCAGGACGGCACGTTTACCTGGACGGCCGGTTTCACCCCGTGGGATGGCGTGCAGACATTCACCGCAGGCCAGTCTGAGGGCGTGCTGGGCGGCATGACGTTCGTTCAGGATTTCGATCTGGACGGCGATCTGGATCTGCTGATCGGCGAAGGTGCTCGAGACGCCAGCCCCAATCAGTACTGCATCACCCTTCAGCGAAACAACGGGGATGGGACCTACACGAAAGACGAATCGGCCATCGGCTGCCTGCGCAACGTGCTGAACCAGTCAACGGTGCCCTATGCCAAGTCCCTCATGGCTGACTTCGATAACAACGGCTATCCGGACATCCTGTACAACCTGGGCAGTACAGCCAACAGCGGCAGCGTTAAGAACTACTATTTCTTTCTGAACTCCGGTGGTGTGTTCACCGAATCAACAGACGATATCCGCTTTGGTGGTGGGCAAGGCGGCCGAGGTGTCGCGCCGGGTGTTGCCGACTATGACGGTGACGGTGATCTGGACATCGTGAAGCCCAAGCGCGGCGGCAGCATTCACGTCTGGAAAAACACTGCCAGCAACGGCAACTGGCTGTCGCTGAAGGTTCGGGGGCTGGAGAACAACGGGCTCCACGTTGATATTCAGGCGTTCAAGCCAGGCACCAATGAGTTGGTGGCCCACCACTACAAGGCGATCACCAACGCCTCGCAGGCGGTTCAGGACCATCACTTAGGTCTGGCGGACAACGCGAGCGTCGACGTGCGGGTGCAGTTCCCCCACGGCGGCCCGGTGTACACGTTCCCGGCAGTGGCAGCGAATCAGGTTCTAGTGGTTTGCCATGATGGCGCCCTGACGCAGGGTTACACCCCAGGCACACCGATTGCTTGCACCCAACAGCAGGCGGGTGAACCGCCGGGAAAGATGACGGCCCGCCTAGCACCCTAA
- a CDS encoding DUF1441 family protein: MERQMPRKKTAEAPKAPDGRELYSISRLAAEAGLDRRTVTGRLKQVDSDGEIRNHGAYTLKTAGPHLWGGLKASSDGTVPTDPAARKTFYQSEEARLKVEAAIGNLIPAEEVREGVAEVFKLIALKIDTLADTLERDIGLTPDQMTTARVRILSIKDSLYSELTSKGE; encoded by the coding sequence ATGGAGCGCCAGATGCCGCGGAAGAAAACAGCCGAAGCCCCAAAGGCGCCGGACGGTCGAGAGTTGTATTCAATTTCCCGATTGGCAGCCGAAGCCGGCTTGGATCGGCGCACCGTCACCGGTCGCCTGAAGCAGGTCGACTCTGACGGCGAAATTCGTAATCACGGCGCCTACACGCTGAAGACTGCCGGGCCGCATTTATGGGGCGGACTCAAAGCTTCCAGCGACGGGACGGTCCCTACCGATCCGGCGGCGCGGAAAACCTTCTACCAATCCGAAGAAGCGCGCCTCAAAGTCGAGGCGGCGATCGGTAATCTCATTCCGGCGGAAGAAGTGCGCGAAGGCGTGGCCGAGGTGTTCAAACTGATCGCTTTGAAAATCGATACTTTGGCGGACACCTTGGAGAGAGACATCGGTCTCACACCCGACCAAATGACAACTGCGCGTGTTCGCATCTTGTCGATTAAAGACTCGCTTTACAGCGAACTGACCTCAAAAGGCGAGTAA